From Acipenser ruthenus chromosome 2, fAciRut3.2 maternal haplotype, whole genome shotgun sequence, a single genomic window includes:
- the LOC117409387 gene encoding protein mab-21-like 2, which produces MIAAQAKLVYQLNKYYNERCQTRKAAIAKTIREVCKVVSDVLKEVEVQEPRFISSLSEIEARYEGMEVISPNEFEVVLYLNQMGVFNFVDDGSLPGCAVLKLSDGRKRSMSLWVEFITASGYLSARKIRSRFQTLVAQAVDKCSYRDVVKMVADTSEVKLRIRERYVVQITPAFKCTGIWPRSAAQWPMPHIPWPGPNRVAEVKAEGFNLLSKECYSLTGKQSSAESDAWVLQFGEAENRLLMGGCRKKCLSVLKTLRDRHLELPGQPLYNYHMKTLLLYECEKHPRETDWDESCLGDRLNGILLQLISCLQCRRCPHYFLPNLDLFQGKPHSALEAAAKQTWRLAREILTNAKSLDKL; this is translated from the coding sequence ATGATAGCTGCCCAAGCAAAGCTCGTTTATCAGCTCAACAAATATTATAACGAGAGATGCCAGACGCGGAAAGCCGCCATAGCCAAGACCATCAGAGAGGTGTGCAAGGTGGTATCGGACGTCCTAAAGGAGGTAGAAGTGCAGGAGCCCCGTTTCATCAGCTCCTTGAGCGAAATTGAAGCACGCTATGAAGGGATGGAGGTTATTTCCCCTAACGAATTCGAGGTCGTGCTTTACCTGAACCAGATGGGGGTTTTCAACTTTGTGGACGACGGGTCGTTGCCTGGTTGCGCAGTATTAAAACTCAGCGATGGACGCAAAAGAAGCATGTCTCTTTGGGTAGAGTTTATCACAGCCTCTGGCTACTTATCTGCCCGGAAGATCAGGTCAAGGTTTCAGACACTGGTGGCCCAAGCAGTAGACAAATGCAGCTATAGAGATGTTGTCAAGATGGTAGCAGACACCAGTGAAGTAAAACTGAGGATCCGTGAGAGATACGTAGTCCAGATCACGCCAGCCTTCAAATGCACCGGCATCTGGCCTCGAAGTGCTGCCCAGTGGCCGATGCCTCATATCCCATGGCCAGGTCCCAACAGGGTAGCCGAAGTAAAAGCCGAAGGCTTCAATCTTCTCTCAAAAGAGTGCTATTCGTTAACCGGCAAACAGAGCTCAGCTGAGAGCGATGCCTGGGTCCTGCAGTTCGGAGAAGCTGAAAACAGACTCCTGATGGGTGGCTGCAGAAAGAAATGCCTCTCCGTCCTCAAGACTTTGCGCGATCGTCACCTTGAATTACCAGGGCAACCCCTTTACAACTATCACATGAAAACCTTGCTTCTTTACGAATGCGAGAAACACCCCAGAGAAACCGATTGGGACGAATCGTGTCTCGGAGACCGATTAAATGGAATCCTCCTTCAGCTCATCTCGTGTTTGCAGTGTCGCAGATGCCCCCATTACTTCCTACCAAACTTAGATCTGTTTCAAGGAAAGCCCCATTCAGCACTTGAAGCTGCTGCAAAACAGACCTGGAGACTAGCAAGAGAAATCCTTACGAATGCAAAAAGCCTGGACAAACTAtag